One genomic segment of Roseovarius carneus includes these proteins:
- a CDS encoding thioredoxin family protein: MIELGQTPAATDMIKDVSEADFMAEVVEASKTVPVIVDFWAPWCGPCKTLGPQLEAAVTKAKGAVKMAKVNVDEAQAIAGQLQVQSIPTVYAFWQGQPIDGFQGAVPASEVAAFVERVVAAAGGDASGGLDDAIAAAEEMLTEGAAADAAQTFAAILEEDPNSAAAYGGLARAYMALDDLDQAEAVLNGAPAEISTAPEIEGAHAKLALARQAADAGPVAELTAAVEGSPDDHQARFDLAQALHASGDADGAVEQLLELFKRDRDWNEAAAKTQLFTIFDALGPTNPVALNGRRKLSSMIFA; encoded by the coding sequence ATGATTGAACTTGGACAAACGCCGGCAGCGACGGATATGATCAAGGATGTCTCGGAGGCCGATTTCATGGCCGAGGTTGTGGAAGCCTCGAAAACCGTGCCGGTGATCGTGGATTTTTGGGCACCGTGGTGCGGCCCCTGCAAAACCCTCGGACCACAGCTTGAGGCGGCAGTGACCAAGGCCAAGGGCGCGGTCAAGATGGCCAAGGTGAATGTGGACGAGGCGCAGGCGATTGCGGGGCAGTTGCAGGTGCAATCCATCCCCACGGTCTATGCGTTCTGGCAGGGCCAGCCGATCGACGGGTTTCAGGGCGCTGTGCCCGCCTCCGAGGTCGCGGCCTTTGTCGAGCGTGTTGTGGCGGCCGCGGGCGGCGATGCGAGCGGTGGTCTGGACGATGCGATTGCGGCGGCCGAGGAAATGCTGACCGAGGGTGCGGCGGCCGATGCGGCGCAGACCTTTGCCGCCATCCTCGAAGAAGATCCGAATTCGGCGGCGGCTTATGGGGGCCTTGCCCGCGCCTACATGGCTTTGGATGATCTGGATCAGGCCGAGGCCGTGCTCAACGGCGCGCCCGCCGAGATCAGCACAGCCCCCGAGATTGAGGGCGCCCACGCGAAGCTTGCCCTTGCACGACAGGCCGCAGATGCGGGGCCGGTGGCTGAGCTGACCGCTGCCGTGGAGGGAAGCCCCGACGACCATCAGGCGCGGTTTGATCTGGCCCAGGCGCTCCATGCATCGGGCGATGCGGACGGGGCTGTGGAGCAGCTTCTGGAACTTTTCAAACGCGACCGCGACTGGAATGAGGCGGCGGCCAAAACGCAGCTTTTCACTATCTTCGATGCGCTTGGACCCACCAACCCTGTGGCGCTTAACGGGCGGCGCAAGCTTAGCTCCATGATATTTGCCTGA
- a CDS encoding LON peptidase substrate-binding domain-containing protein has protein sequence MIKEADLPDVIPVFPLPGALLLPRARLPLHLFEPRYLAMMEDALKTPGRLIGMVQPNKVPGRAGHGLHAIGCAGRITQFSETEDGRYMITLAGICRFRVTEEVEGFTPYRRVKASWTGFERDLGPEEEDTAFDRAKFLGTLEQYFDARDLETDWDSLKEADDELLINSLSMLLGFEPEDKQALLEAPSLSTRRETLITLLEYSLRGGGDQEMVQ, from the coding sequence ATGATAAAAGAAGCAGACCTCCCCGATGTCATCCCTGTGTTCCCGCTTCCGGGGGCGCTTTTGTTGCCGCGTGCGCGGCTGCCTTTGCACCTCTTTGAGCCGCGTTACCTTGCGATGATGGAGGACGCTCTGAAAACGCCGGGGCGTCTGATCGGTATGGTGCAGCCCAACAAAGTGCCGGGGCGCGCAGGCCACGGCCTCCACGCCATCGGCTGCGCCGGGCGGATTACGCAGTTTTCCGAGACCGAAGACGGGCGCTACATGATCACATTGGCTGGTATTTGCCGCTTTCGGGTGACCGAAGAGGTGGAGGGGTTCACGCCCTATCGCCGCGTCAAGGCAAGCTGGACCGGGTTCGAGCGCGATCTTGGCCCCGAGGAAGAAGACACGGCCTTTGACCGCGCCAAATTCCTCGGTACGCTGGAGCAGTATTTCGATGCGCGCGATTTGGAGACAGATTGGGATTCGCTGAAAGAGGCGGATGATGAGTTGCTGATAAATTCCCTGTCGATGCTTCTGGGGTTTGAGCCTGAGGACAAGCAGGCGCTTCTGGAGGCCCCATCGCTGAGCACACGGCGCGAGACGTTGATCACCCTGCTGGAATATTCCCTGCGCGGTGGCGGAGATCAGGAAATGGTGCAATGA
- a CDS encoding Trm112 family protein, producing the protein MSAPEFDRRMLEALICPQSHQTLSYDAEAQELISKRAGLAFPIRGGIPILLVDEARRLD; encoded by the coding sequence ATGAGCGCGCCGGAGTTTGACCGCCGGATGCTTGAGGCGTTGATCTGCCCGCAAAGCCACCAGACGCTGAGCTATGACGCCGAAGCGCAGGAGCTTATCTCCAAGCGCGCGGGGCTCGCCTTTCCCATTCGGGGCGGCATCCCTATCCTTCTGGTGGATGAGGCGCGGCGGCTCGACTGA
- a CDS encoding enoyl-CoA hydratase/isomerase family protein produces MIDLQKEGGIWTATINRPEKANSLTEAMLAELGDIALAATDARALILTGEGRVFSAGADFDAARAGLATSPLWERLSGAIAPLPCLTIAALNGTVAGGAVGMALACDLRIAVPGAKIFYPVMKLGFLPQPSDPPRMARLIGPARTKMIFMAGQKIDTETATAWGLFDQIVEADMLLDASRALAQDSISATPAHAAAIKGMIP; encoded by the coding sequence ATGATTGATCTCCAAAAGGAGGGCGGCATCTGGACCGCCACAATCAACCGGCCCGAAAAGGCAAACTCCCTGACTGAGGCGATGCTGGCTGAGCTTGGTGATATCGCGCTGGCGGCCACGGACGCGCGGGCACTCATCCTGACGGGCGAGGGCCGCGTGTTCTCTGCCGGGGCCGATTTTGATGCGGCGCGCGCGGGCCTTGCCACCAGCCCGTTATGGGAGCGTCTGTCAGGTGCGATTGCCCCGCTGCCCTGCCTGACCATTGCCGCACTCAATGGCACGGTCGCAGGCGGGGCCGTAGGGATGGCGCTGGCCTGTGATCTGCGCATCGCCGTGCCGGGGGCCAAGATTTTCTATCCGGTGATGAAGCTCGGCTTCCTGCCCCAGCCCAGCGATCCACCCCGTATGGCCCGGCTGATTGGCCCCGCACGGACCAAGATGATCTTCATGGCTGGCCAAAAGATCGACACGGAAACCGCCACCGCATGGGGCCTCTTTGATCAGATCGTGGAGGCGGATATGTTGCTGGATGCGTCCCGAGCGCTTGCGCAGGACAGCATCAGCGCAACCCCCGCACATGCCGCCGCAATCAAGGGAATGATTCCTTAG
- a CDS encoding SDR family oxidoreductase, with product MDMTGKTVLITGASRGIGASAAQVFAAQGANVALLARSAGAVEALASETGPRTLAIEADVSVWADMAAAVQSCVARFGRLDVLIGNAGVIEPIAPMASSDPAAWGHVIDINLKGIYYGMRAAMPVMEAQGGGTILTVSSGAAHNALDGWSHYCTSKAGAAMLTMCAHKEGAPNGLRAMGLSPGTVATQMQHEIKASGVNPVSQLDWSAHIPADWPARALLWMCGADADPYLGEEISLRDAGIRKEVGLT from the coding sequence ATGGATATGACAGGAAAGACCGTGCTCATCACGGGCGCAAGCCGCGGGATCGGCGCGAGTGCTGCGCAGGTTTTCGCCGCTCAGGGCGCGAATGTGGCCTTGCTCGCGCGCAGCGCGGGTGCGGTAGAGGCGCTCGCTTCTGAAACTGGCCCGCGCACGCTGGCGATTGAGGCGGATGTGAGCGTCTGGGCGGACATGGCGGCCGCCGTGCAGAGCTGTGTCGCCCGATTTGGTCGTCTTGACGTGCTCATTGGCAATGCGGGCGTGATTGAGCCGATCGCCCCAATGGCATCCTCCGATCCCGCCGCGTGGGGCCATGTGATCGATATCAACCTCAAGGGCATATATTACGGGATGCGCGCCGCCATGCCCGTGATGGAGGCCCAAGGCGGTGGCACCATCCTCACTGTGTCCTCGGGTGCCGCGCACAACGCGCTGGACGGGTGGAGCCATTATTGCACGTCCAAGGCGGGCGCCGCGATGCTGACCATGTGCGCCCACAAAGAGGGGGCGCCCAACGGTCTACGCGCCATGGGGCTGTCGCCCGGCACCGTCGCCACCCAGATGCAGCACGAGATCAAGGCCAGCGGCGTGAACCCGGTGAGCCAGCTTGACTGGTCCGCGCATATCCCCGCCGATTGGCCTGCACGCGCGCTTTTGTGGATGTGCGGGGCGGATGCGGACCCATATCTAGGCGAAGAGATTTCCCTGCGCGATGCAGGCATCCGCAAAGAGGTGGGCCTCACATGA
- a CDS encoding DUF2125 domain-containing protein encodes MTMHKIGGAWVAASAFLMTTGAAQADITPAEAWQGWKDYMTAFGYEITATEAMSGDTLTVTDVAMGFDVPEEDMTVSVTLGEMSFADNGDGSVAVSIPESLPMTIAITGPEALEVGATFDTVDFVMTISGAPDASVSAYSAAAARIALTDVTVEGTSFSEAPGGAPFRDVSIEMADLAGETLTNLGDLRRVEQTITTGAWSYRMDVVDPESAQGSFLINGGSESLIMTGTSTLPEGIDMNDMSGALRAGFTVDGGYEFGPGMMQFRFEEDGSVTEGRTQSAGGDLRIVMDESQLLYGGGTNDLSFEIAGGDIPFPVAMTMARYGFELMTPVMQSDAPQAFSLQVLLGDFTMSEFIWALFDPAAQLPRDPATIEVDLSGMARLFFDVLDPEQMTAVDAGGEAPGELNALSLDALTVSAAGVRLVGTGAVEIDNTDIVTYDGMPKPVGSVSLNLTGANALLDSLVALGFLPEDQAMGARMMMGLFAVAGEGEDELDSTIEFTQDGQLLANGQRLR; translated from the coding sequence ATGACGATGCATAAAATCGGCGGCGCATGGGTCGCGGCGTCAGCTTTCTTGATGACGACCGGAGCGGCGCAGGCGGATATCACACCAGCAGAGGCGTGGCAGGGCTGGAAGGATTACATGACCGCCTTCGGGTATGAGATCACGGCCACCGAGGCGATGTCGGGCGACACTTTGACCGTGACGGACGTCGCCATGGGCTTTGATGTGCCCGAAGAGGACATGACGGTAAGCGTGACGCTCGGCGAAATGTCTTTTGCGGATAATGGCGATGGGTCGGTCGCGGTGAGCATCCCGGAGAGCCTGCCGATGACGATTGCGATCACCGGCCCCGAGGCGCTTGAGGTGGGCGCAACCTTTGATACGGTGGACTTCGTGATGACCATCTCGGGCGCGCCTGACGCGTCGGTAAGCGCGTATTCCGCTGCGGCGGCGCGCATTGCCCTGACGGATGTGACGGTGGAAGGCACCAGCTTTTCAGAGGCCCCCGGTGGCGCGCCGTTCCGCGATGTGTCGATTGAGATGGCCGATCTTGCGGGTGAGACCCTGACCAATCTGGGCGATCTGCGCCGGGTGGAACAGACGATCACCACAGGCGCTTGGTCCTATAGGATGGATGTGGTCGACCCCGAGAGCGCGCAAGGCAGTTTCCTGATCAATGGTGGCAGCGAGAGCCTGATCATGACTGGTACCTCTACCTTGCCCGAAGGGATTGACATGAACGATATGTCCGGCGCGCTTAGGGCCGGGTTTACCGTTGATGGGGGGTATGAGTTTGGCCCCGGCATGATGCAGTTCCGCTTTGAGGAGGATGGCAGCGTCACGGAAGGACGCACACAAAGCGCGGGTGGCGATCTGCGCATTGTGATGGACGAGAGCCAGCTTCTCTATGGTGGCGGCACCAATGATCTGTCGTTCGAGATTGCGGGAGGGGATATTCCTTTTCCGGTTGCGATGACCATGGCGCGCTACGGGTTTGAGCTTATGACGCCCGTGATGCAGAGCGACGCGCCACAAGCCTTCAGCCTTCAGGTGCTGCTGGGTGATTTCACCATGAGCGAATTCATCTGGGCACTTTTTGATCCCGCAGCGCAGTTGCCACGCGACCCCGCGACGATTGAGGTGGATCTGAGCGGTATGGCGCGCCTCTTCTTTGACGTGCTGGACCCTGAGCAGATGACCGCTGTTGACGCAGGTGGCGAGGCGCCGGGCGAGCTCAACGCGCTGTCGCTTGATGCGCTGACCGTCAGTGCGGCGGGTGTGCGTCTGGTCGGGACGGGCGCTGTGGAGATCGATAACACCGATATCGTGACCTATGATGGGATGCCCAAGCCGGTGGGTTCGGTCAGCCTCAACCTCACGGGTGCAAATGCGTTGCTGGACAGCCTCGTGGCCCTCGGCTTCCTGCCCGAGGATCAGGCGATGGGCGCGCGGATGATGATGGGGCTCTTTGCCGTGGCGGGTGAAGGCGAGGATGAGCTGGACTCCACCATCGAGTTCACCCAAGACGGTCAGCTTCTGGCCAACGGTCAGCGTCTGCGCTAG
- a CDS encoding GFA family protein — protein sequence MSKPYEGGCLCGAIRFSATGPAENPHSCSCEMCRRHSGAPSTVWVEFPASRVAWTGPGGTPALYRSSDISSRAFCPTCGSSLGAVDNAPVVAFLVGAFDRPGAKAFAPTSHSFRTGCPGWWKGALGG from the coding sequence ATGTCAAAACCCTATGAGGGCGGATGCCTGTGCGGGGCAATCCGCTTCAGCGCCACTGGCCCTGCGGAAAATCCGCATAGTTGCTCTTGCGAGATGTGCCGCCGTCACAGCGGGGCGCCCAGCACCGTCTGGGTGGAGTTCCCGGCCAGCCGCGTTGCGTGGACGGGACCGGGCGGGACCCCTGCGCTTTACCGCTCGTCGGATATCTCAAGCCGCGCGTTTTGCCCGACATGCGGCAGCAGCCTCGGCGCGGTGGATAACGCGCCGGTGGTGGCGTTTCTCGTTGGTGCGTTCGACAGGCCGGGGGCTAAGGCCTTCGCGCCGACAAGCCATTCCTTCCGCACGGGTTGCCCCGGCTGGTGGAAAGGCGCGCTTGGCGGCTGA
- a CDS encoding TldD/PmbA family protein, producing MTQATHDLAEMLLAAAKKAGAEAADAMVAEEASVMIDVRGGVLEQAERSEGRDVGLRVLIGQRSASVSSSDTRPETLAILAERAVAMAREAPEDPYIGLADAEELACDWNMDALELCDPSAEPDPAQLQAWAAEAEAAALAQPGVTQSQSASAAYQLRNMTMAMSNGFAASYARTDWHISSVAIAGEGAGMERDYDGDARIFGADLRSADEIGRTAGQRATARVGARKPPTGAYPVLFDERISSSLIGHLLSAANGAAIARGASWLLGKDGAEVLPAALSVMEDPHRARVAASRPFDGEGLPTRKRALVQDGVLQGWILDLGSARQLGLRSTGNAKRGLSGPSRPGTWNVALTQGAHSREDLIRDMGTGLLVTSMIGSTINPNTGDYSRGASGFWVENGEITYPVNECTIAGSLPEMLMRMTPANDARTHLSTVVPSLLVEGLTLAGE from the coding sequence ATGACCCAAGCGACCCACGACCTTGCCGAGATGCTTCTCGCAGCGGCCAAAAAAGCGGGGGCCGAGGCCGCCGATGCGATGGTGGCCGAGGAGGCGTCGGTAATGATCGACGTACGCGGCGGGGTTCTGGAGCAGGCCGAACGCTCAGAAGGGCGTGACGTGGGGTTGCGCGTTTTGATCGGGCAACGCTCGGCCAGCGTGTCTTCCTCGGACACCCGCCCCGAGACGTTGGCGATTTTGGCCGAGCGTGCTGTCGCCATGGCGCGCGAGGCCCCCGAAGACCCCTATATCGGGCTGGCAGACGCGGAAGAACTGGCCTGCGATTGGAACATGGACGCGCTTGAGCTTTGCGATCCCAGCGCGGAGCCTGATCCGGCCCAGCTTCAGGCATGGGCGGCCGAGGCCGAGGCGGCAGCTTTGGCGCAGCCGGGCGTCACACAATCGCAATCGGCCAGTGCCGCCTACCAGTTGCGCAACATGACCATGGCAATGAGCAACGGTTTCGCCGCGAGCTACGCGCGCACTGATTGGCATATCTCCAGCGTGGCCATCGCCGGGGAAGGCGCGGGGATGGAGCGTGACTATGACGGAGACGCGCGGATTTTTGGCGCGGACTTGCGTAGCGCGGACGAGATTGGCCGTACCGCCGGGCAGCGCGCAACGGCGCGTGTCGGCGCGCGCAAACCACCCACGGGGGCTTATCCGGTCCTGTTTGATGAGCGGATTTCATCGTCACTAATAGGCCATTTGCTGAGTGCTGCGAATGGTGCGGCGATCGCGCGAGGGGCCTCATGGCTTCTGGGCAAGGACGGTGCTGAGGTGCTGCCCGCCGCCCTATCGGTGATGGAGGACCCGCACCGCGCGCGCGTCGCTGCATCGCGCCCCTTTGATGGTGAGGGCCTGCCGACACGCAAGCGCGCGCTGGTGCAGGATGGCGTGCTTCAGGGCTGGATTTTGGACCTTGGCAGCGCGCGTCAGCTTGGCCTGCGCTCCACCGGCAATGCCAAGCGCGGCCTCTCTGGCCCCTCGCGGCCCGGCACGTGGAATGTGGCGCTGACCCAAGGCGCGCACAGCCGGGAGGATTTGATCCGCGACATGGGCACGGGGCTGTTGGTCACCTCAATGATCGGCTCCACGATTAACCCCAATACGGGTGATTATTCGCGCGGGGCTTCGGGCTTTTGGGTCGAGAATGGCGAGATCACCTATCCGGTCAATGAATGCACCATCGCGGGCAGCCTGCCTGAGATGCTGATGCGGATGACACCCGCCAATGACGCACGCACACATCTGTCCACGGTGGTGCCATCGCTTCTGGTCGAAGGGTTGACCCTTGCCGGAGAGTGA
- a CDS encoding inositol monophosphatase family protein, with amino-acid sequence MPESDAANDLALLIRAAKAAGKIARGFTGPEARRWDKADGAGPVTEADLAVNTALESDLRGARPHYGWLSEESEDGTERLTSERVFIIDPIDGTRSFIEGSRAWAHSLAIAEGGRVTAGVVYLPMMDKLYAAAEGQGATLNGVPLSVTARGQMDGASVIGAKANYVAEHWRGTVPNFQREYRPSLAYRLSLVAEGRFDVMMTLRATWEWDVAAGDVILREAGALTSDRRGAGLRFNNPGAQVDGLVAANPGLHGQIIDALA; translated from the coding sequence TTGCCGGAGAGTGACGCGGCCAATGATCTGGCGCTTTTGATCCGGGCTGCAAAGGCCGCGGGCAAGATCGCGCGCGGCTTTACCGGACCAGAGGCGCGACGCTGGGACAAGGCCGATGGCGCAGGGCCTGTGACCGAGGCAGACCTTGCGGTGAACACGGCCCTTGAGTCAGATCTGCGCGGGGCGCGGCCCCATTATGGCTGGCTGTCGGAGGAATCCGAGGATGGCACGGAGCGGCTGACCTCTGAGCGGGTGTTCATCATCGACCCCATTGACGGCACGCGCAGCTTTATCGAGGGCTCGCGCGCTTGGGCACATTCTCTGGCGATTGCCGAAGGCGGGCGCGTCACGGCGGGCGTGGTTTACCTGCCGATGATGGACAAGCTCTATGCTGCCGCTGAGGGACAAGGGGCGACGCTGAACGGGGTGCCTTTGTCTGTGACTGCGCGGGGTCAGATGGACGGCGCATCGGTGATTGGGGCCAAGGCCAATTACGTGGCTGAGCATTGGCGCGGGACCGTGCCGAACTTTCAGCGTGAATACCGTCCCTCGCTGGCCTACCGCCTCAGCCTTGTGGCGGAGGGGCGGTTCGATGTGATGATGACCTTGCGCGCGACATGGGAATGGGACGTGGCGGCGGGCGATGTGATCCTGCGCGAGGCGGGGGCGCTCACCTCGGACCGGCGAGGCGCTGGCCTCAGGTTCAACAATCCGGGCGCGCAGGTGGATGGGCTGGTCGCGGCCAATCCCGGGCTGCACGGGCAGATCATTGACGCTCTGGCCTAA
- the plsY gene encoding glycerol-3-phosphate 1-O-acyltransferase PlsY produces MPAFETALPLLALWALFGYLLGSIPFGMVLARLMGLGNLRDIGSGNIGATNVLRTGNKGAALGTLILDGGKGAVAVLLARAITGEDAAQAAGLMAFVGHCFPVWLRFKGGKGVATFLGILLALAPIVGAACCATWLVTALVTRMSSFAALMAAATSTIWMVFLGHAEVAALGIILTLLVYIRHGENIRRLKAGTEPKIGKKG; encoded by the coding sequence GTGCCCGCATTTGAAACCGCCCTGCCGCTTCTCGCCCTCTGGGCGCTCTTTGGATACCTTCTCGGGTCCATCCCCTTTGGCATGGTCCTCGCGCGCCTTATGGGGCTGGGCAATCTGCGCGACATCGGCTCGGGCAATATCGGGGCGACGAACGTGCTGCGCACGGGCAACAAAGGGGCAGCCCTCGGCACGCTGATCCTTGATGGCGGCAAGGGAGCGGTGGCCGTGCTTCTGGCCCGCGCCATAACGGGTGAGGATGCGGCGCAAGCGGCGGGTCTCATGGCCTTTGTCGGGCATTGCTTCCCCGTCTGGCTGCGCTTCAAGGGGGGCAAGGGCGTGGCCACCTTCCTCGGTATCCTTCTGGCGCTGGCACCCATCGTGGGGGCAGCGTGCTGTGCCACATGGCTGGTCACGGCGCTTGTGACACGCATGTCATCCTTTGCGGCGCTGATGGCGGCGGCGACTTCGACCATCTGGATGGTGTTCCTGGGTCATGCGGAGGTGGCAGCCCTTGGTATCATACTGACATTGCTGGTCTATATCCGCCACGGCGAGAACATCCGCCGCCTTAAGGCCGGAACAGAGCCCAAGATTGGCAAGAAGGGGTGA
- the pyrC gene encoding dihydroorotase has product MTQTLITNARLIDPEAGTDTLGSLSIKDGLIEALHPEDSPQGLEKGTHVIDARGKCLAPGIVDIGVKVCEPGERHKESYRSAGLAAAAGGVTTMATRPDTLPAIDTPEVLEFTRRRANEAAPVHVLPMAALTKGRLGREMTEIGFLMDAGAIAFTDCDHVIQNTKVFSRALTYARAMGALVIAHPQDPGLSEGAAATSGKFASLYGLPAVSPMAERMGLDRDIALLEMTGARYHADQITTARALPALERAKANGLDITAGTSIHHLTLNELDVAGYRTFFKVKPPLRSEDDRQAIIEAVRTGLIDIISSMHTPQDEESKRLPFEEAASGAVALETLLPAALRLYHAGALDLPTLFRAMSLNPAKRLGLTAGRLSVGAPADLALFDADAPFILDRAKLLSKSKNTPFDGARLQGKVLATFVDGHIVYEAP; this is encoded by the coding sequence ATGACCCAAACCCTCATCACCAACGCCCGCCTGATTGACCCTGAGGCAGGCACCGACACCCTCGGCAGCCTCTCCATCAAAGACGGTCTGATCGAAGCCTTGCATCCCGAGGACAGCCCGCAAGGGCTGGAGAAGGGCACCCATGTCATCGATGCACGCGGCAAATGCCTTGCGCCGGGGATTGTCGATATCGGCGTGAAGGTCTGCGAGCCGGGCGAACGGCACAAGGAATCCTATCGCTCCGCGGGCCTTGCGGCGGCGGCGGGCGGGGTCACGACCATGGCCACAAGGCCAGACACCCTCCCGGCCATAGACACGCCCGAGGTGCTTGAGTTCACGCGCCGCCGGGCGAATGAGGCGGCCCCGGTGCATGTCCTGCCCATGGCCGCCCTTACCAAGGGCCGTTTGGGCCGCGAGATGACCGAGATCGGCTTTTTGATGGACGCAGGCGCGATTGCGTTTACCGATTGCGACCATGTCATCCAGAACACCAAGGTCTTTTCCCGGGCGCTCACCTATGCCCGTGCCATGGGCGCGCTGGTCATCGCCCACCCGCAGGATCCGGGCCTCTCTGAGGGCGCTGCCGCCACCTCTGGCAAATTCGCCTCGCTTTACGGCCTGCCCGCCGTGTCGCCCATGGCCGAGCGGATGGGCCTTGATCGCGACATCGCCCTGCTGGAAATGACCGGCGCGCGCTATCATGCGGATCAGATCACCACCGCCCGCGCCCTTCCCGCGCTGGAGCGGGCCAAGGCCAACGGGCTCGATATCACCGCAGGCACCTCCATCCACCACCTCACCCTCAATGAGCTGGACGTCGCGGGCTATCGCACCTTCTTCAAGGTCAAGCCGCCGCTGCGCTCCGAAGATGATCGACAAGCCATCATCGAGGCGGTGCGCACCGGGCTGATTGACATCATTAGTTCCATGCACACCCCCCAAGATGAAGAAAGCAAACGCCTGCCATTTGAGGAAGCCGCGAGCGGGGCCGTCGCGCTTGAGACGCTGCTGCCCGCTGCGCTGCGCCTTTATCATGCGGGCGCGCTCGACCTGCCCACGCTTTTCCGGGCCATGTCGCTCAACCCGGCCAAGCGGCTCGGCCTCACTGCGGGGCGTCTTAGCGTGGGCGCGCCCGCCGATCTGGCGCTCTTCGACGCCGATGCGCCCTTCATCCTCGACCGCGCAAAGCTGCTGTCGAAGTCCAAAAACACACCCTTTGATGGTGCCCGCCTTCAGGGCAAGGTTCTGGCCACCTTCGTGGATGGCCACATCGTCTATGAGGCCCCATAG
- a CDS encoding aspartate carbamoyltransferase catalytic subunit — MPFAHDHLLGIEHLSPGDITTLLDLAGQYADMGRGGAKHSDALAGLTQINMFFETSTRTQASFELAGKRLGADVMSMSMQASSIKKGETLIDTAMTLNAMHPDLLVVRHPHSGAVDLLAQKVNCAVLNAGDGRHEHPTQALLDALTIRRAKGRLHRLNIAICGDIAHSRVARSNIILLGKMENRIRLIGPPTLMPAGIGEFGVEVYENMAEGLKGVDVVMMLRLQRERMDGGFIPSEREYYHRYGLDAEKLAHAAPDAIVMHPGPMNRGVEIDGELADDINRSVIREQVEMGVAVRMAAMDLLARRLRARQTPPGIMV; from the coding sequence GTGCCCTTTGCACATGATCACCTTCTGGGGATTGAGCACCTCTCACCAGGCGATATCACCACCCTGCTCGATCTCGCCGGGCAGTATGCGGATATGGGCCGTGGCGGGGCCAAGCATTCCGACGCGCTTGCGGGCCTCACCCAGATCAACATGTTCTTCGAGACCTCGACCCGCACCCAAGCCAGCTTTGAGTTGGCGGGCAAACGCCTTGGTGCGGATGTGATGAGCATGTCGATGCAGGCAAGTTCGATCAAGAAGGGCGAGACGCTGATCGACACGGCCATGACGCTCAATGCGATGCATCCCGATCTTCTGGTCGTGCGCCATCCCCACTCGGGCGCGGTGGACCTGCTGGCGCAGAAGGTGAACTGCGCGGTGCTGAATGCAGGTGACGGGCGCCATGAGCACCCGACGCAGGCGCTGCTCGATGCGCTGACCATCCGGCGCGCCAAGGGCCGCCTGCACCGTCTCAACATCGCGATTTGCGGCGATATCGCCCATAGCCGCGTGGCCCGGTCCAACATCATCCTCTTGGGCAAGATGGAAAACCGCATCCGTCTCATCGGCCCGCCCACGCTCATGCCCGCTGGCATTGGGGAGTTTGGCGTGGAAGTTTACGAGAACATGGCTGAGGGGCTGAAAGGCGTCGATGTGGTGATGATGCTGCGCCTGCAACGCGAGAGGATGGATGGCGGTTTCATCCCGTCCGAGCGCGAATATTACCACCGCTACGGGCTTGACGCCGAAAAGCTGGCCCATGCCGCCCCCGACGCTATCGTCATGCATCCCGGCCCGATGAACCGTGGCGTGGAGATCGACGGCGAGCTTGCCGACGACATCAACCGTTCGGTCATCCGCGAGCAGGTCGAAATGGGCGTGGCCGTGCGCATGGCGGCGATGGACCTTCTGGCGCGCCGTCTGCGCGCGCGTCAAACCCCGCCCGGCATCATGGTGTGA